The proteins below are encoded in one region of Labeo rohita strain BAU-BD-2019 chromosome 15, IGBB_LRoh.1.0, whole genome shotgun sequence:
- the mtus2b gene encoding microtubule-associated tumor suppressor candidate 2: MSVNDEHTRPFETSIEDGCKEIRNNNRHAEDSPDGDANANEIHSGDGGTSLEGTETLSPMVSHTEEQVKMIIRDTDSPCYDPELAEFEMLESQELEDDERYDEEKSIPKGDVTGALSTNMKQTEAKSQKDGKRFSQLISKEQESTVCPQSTSKEMVTSIARTEFSSENDVFVSCLSTMSSLGGSLASALDNAGRTQSSDSWHAPSGPYRTLSEDLTLASQSCLTISDKNWSSVHTDGTHQAGKITMHIASVDLNLNSTTLPEEPLLEAQENKPATDFVIHESSGQLTNGMSECSIARIKKVPNESGSTSQDNLGEPGIHVKEYHGTEDKVSNLKTEKKLCQPLVSDNTQSASHNRRFSDDSTGDIKNKLKSQHVESPKIALQTSKLTSKDTPVHSGDSEPQTYKKQASFEKTRSSSASSLERRRPWGSPSRPETPPSPKTTCSPRKQPPSSPAKPISTREASQERNEILQKGTTGLRQPSKSFLSSSSSLSKPAIPQQPTRAECGPKKSSPPQKPKNVRPKIITYVRKSPQAKPMSEGPYEVSTLPPRLTPYSSSPTSKESQVEGSRGSPVLSSSNVLYDKYRQEVQRSGYYSPPGLVASGIRPPSHTVPHKLVGKSESFHGELPDQYLQGGRALQINTHDAAAAVFRFPRALRPQLGLGAVTRQPATKNRTVIPGQRSASPLSYMAPAVQAPSSHQEPTVDQKRLALGVAPKFMLPKPGQSGLRPPGFSHLPPARLATFGFVRSASVSSVSSNQSNDSIHSDPCRSSRPHSTSDETLLLRSPLPPVESSSGRSQNRSSPQPPARRSLHPPPRASPVASRKEFQRDGEITRPILSSPKRFAVVSPKPQSPVRQKSCVARLGGRAEDIDAERERLMVQRLKERCEDQAWQLITLQDELRKSSRCLDVFTITTQHFCQKSESAAVKERELSLQLARIRDEVVVSVQRWERLQGEKAQLEQSFERELKELQKEQQQELKALQERLVKEHTSEIQRLQQQQNSHLEQLRSQHQEQIEEMSENHERAMMDMEATHGATLATLQEEHTRTIKNLKMAHEQQKKSMEEEFEKLRLSLQDQVDTLTFQNRALRDRAKRFEEALRRSTDEQIVDALAPYQHIEEDLKSLKEVLEMKNQQIHQQELKISELEKMVNCINKHYRTTLNVTINIEDIMKKFCGFYSL; the protein is encoded by the exons ATGAGTGTGAATGATGAACACACCAGACCCTTCGAGACCAGCATTGAAGATGGCTGTAAAGAAATCAGAAACAACAACAGACATGCTGAAGATTCCCCAGATGGTGATGCCAATGCTAATGAAATCCacagtggagatggaggaacaTCTTTGGAGGGAACTGAAACCCTGTCCCCTATGGTATCTCACACTGAGGAACAGGTGAAGATGATTATCCGAGACACAGATTCCCCATGTTATGACCCAGAGTTGGCTGAGTTTGAGATGCTGGAAAGTCAGGAACTAGAGGATGATGAGAGATATGATGAAGAGAAGAGTATTCCTAAAGGTGATGTCACGGGGGCTTTATCCACCAATATGAAGCAGACCGAAGCAAAGTCTCAGAAGGATGGCAAAAGATTCTCCCAGTTAATTTCAAAGGAGCAAGAGTCTACTGTTTGTCCTCAGTCCACTAGCAAAGAAATGGTGACCAGCATAGCCAGGACTGAGTTTAGCTCtgaaaatgatgtttttgtctCTTGCCTCTCCACCATGTCTAGTCTTGGAGGAAGTCTTGCTAGTGCCCTGGACAACGCCGGTCGAACCCAAAGCTCTGATTCATGGCATGCTCCGTCAGGACCATACCGAACTCTCTCTGAGGACCTTACCCTTGCCTCACAGTCCTGTTTaactatttcagataaaaactGGAGCTCTGTACATACTGATGGCACGCATCAAGCAGGAAAAATTACAATGCACATCGCCAGTGTTGATCTCAATCTTAACTCTACCACCTTGCCTGAGGAACCCCTTTTAGAAGCACAAGAAAACAAACCAGCTACAGATTTTGTAATACATGAGAGCTCAGGTCAACTTACAAATGGCATGAGTGAATGTAGCATTGCAAGGATCAAGAAGGTCCCTAATGAATCAGGAAGTACCAGTCAGGACAATCTAGGAGAACCTGGAATTCATGTAAAGGAGTACCATGGAACAGAAGACAAGGTTTCAAATttgaaaactgagaaaaaacTTTGCCAACCTCTTGTCTCAGACAACACACAGTCTGCTTCACACAACAGAAGGTTCTCAGATGATTCCACTggtgatataaaaaataaactaaaatccCAGCATGTGGAATCTCCTAAAATTGCTCTTCAGACCTCAAAACTAACCTCAAAGGATACACCTGTGCACTCTGGTGATTCTGAACCCCAAACATACAAGAAGCAAGCTTCTTTTGAAAAGACCCGAAGTTCTAGTGCATCAAGTTTGGAAAGGCGAAGACCTTGGGGCAGCCCGTCTCGCCCTGAGACTCCTCCATCCCCTAAGACAACCTGTTCACCTCGAAAACAACCACCTTCATCACCAGCCAAACCTATTAGCACAAGAGAAGCAAGTCAAGAACGAAATGAAATCTTGCAGAAAGGAACCACTGGTTTGAGGCAACCAAGTAAAAGTTTTCTCAGTAGTAGTAGCAGTCTCTCAAAACCTGCCATTCCTCAACAGCCCACAAGGGCAGAGTGTGGACCTAAGAAGTCTTCTCCACCTCAAAAGCCCAAAAATGTTCGACCAAAAATCATAACGTATGTCCGCAAAAGCCCTCAAGCAAAACCAATGTCTGAAGGTCCCTATGAAGTATCGACACTACCGCCAAGACTTACACCGTACAGTAGCTCACCAACCTCAAAAGAATCCCAGGTCGAAGGGTCCAGAGGTTCACCTGTGCTAAGCTCCTCTAATGTCCTTTATGACAAGTATCGTCAGGAAGTACAGAGGTCAGGGTACTACTCACCTCCAGGACTGGTGGCATCTGGGATCAGGCCTCCCAGCCACACTGTCCCCCATAAACTGGTGGGCAAATCAGAGAGTTTCCACGGGGAACTGCCAGATCAATATTTACAG GGTGGTAGAGCACTTCAGATAAATACCCATGATGCTGCTGCTGCCGTTTTCCGCTTCCCCAGAGCCTTAAGGCCTCAGCTTGGCCTTGGAGCTGTCACTAGACAGCCTGCTACTAAGAACAGAACAGTTATACCAGGTCAAAGGTCAGCGTCACCCCTCAGTTACATGGCTCCAGCTGTTCAGGCCCCAAGTAGTCACCAGGAACCTACAG TGGATCAGAAGAGACTAGCATTGGGTGTGGCCCCCAAATTTATGCTCCCCAAACCCGGTCAATCTGGATTGCGTCCTCCTGGCTTCTCCCATCTGCCCCCTGCTCGACTGGCCACCTTTGGCTTTGTCCGTAGTGCTAGCGTGTCTTCTGTGTCTAGCAACCAATCGAATGACAGCATACACAGTGACCCCTGCCGATCCAGCC GTCCACACAGCACCAGTGATGAAACTCTCCTCTTGCGCTCTCCTCTCCCTCCTGTTGAGAGCAGCAGTGGCAGGAGTCAGAACCGCAGCAGCCCCCAGCCCCCAGCCCGCCGATCTCTGCACCCGCCCCCTCGTGCCTCACCCGTGG CCTCAAGAAAGGAGTTTCAAAGGGATGGAGAAATCACCCGACCCATTTTGTCATCCCCGAAGAGGTTTGCAGTGGTCTCTCCCAAGCCTCAGTCCCCTG TCCGTCAGAAGTCATGTGTGGCTCGTCTGGGTGGGCGTGCGGAAGACATAGATGCAGAGAGGGAGCGATTGATGGTACAGAGGCTGAAAGAGAGATGTGAAGATCAGGCTTGGCAGCTGATCACCCTGCAGGACGAGCTCAGAAAGTCCTCACGATGCCTGGATGTGTTCACCATAACCACACAGCACTTCTGCCAGAAG aGTGAGAGTGCTGCTGTGAAGGAGAGGGAGTTGTCCCTGCAGTTAGCCAGGATCAGGGATGAAGTGG TGGTCAGTGTTCAGCGGTGGGAGCGTCTGCAGGGTGAGAAGGCCCAGCTGGAGCAGAGTTTTGAGCGGGAGCTGAAAGAACTCCAAAAGGAGCAACAGCAGGAGCTCAAGGCCTTACAGGAGAGACTTGTAAAGGAACACACCTCTGAGATACAGCGACTCCAGCAACAGCAGAACAGCCACCTGGAGCAGCTGCGTTCCCAGCACCAGGAACAG attgaGGAAATGAGTGAAAACCATGAGAGGGCTATGATGGACATGGAAGCGACTCATGGTGCCACGTTGGCCACTTTACAAGAAGAACACACCAGAACCATCAAGA ACCTGAAGATGGCACATGAGCAGCAAAAGAAGTCAATGGAAGAGGAATTTGAGAAGCTCAGACTCTCACTGCAG GATCAGGTTGACACCTTGACATTTCAGAACCGTGCTCTGCGGGACCGGGCCAAGCGCTTTGAAGAAGCACTGCGCAGAAGCACAGATGAGCAGATAGTG gATGCCCTTGCTCCATATCAGCATATCGAGGAGGATCTGAAGAGTCTTAAAGAGGTTCTGGAGATGAAGAACCAGCAGATTCATCAACAGGAGCTCAAAATTTCAGAGCTCGAAAAAATGGTAAATTGCATTAACAAACATTACAGAACAACattaaatgtaactataaatattGAAGACATAATGAAAAAGTTTTGTGGCTTTTACTCCCTGTAA